One region of Paenibacillus polymyxa M1 genomic DNA includes:
- a CDS encoding H-type small acid-soluble spore protein: protein MNVQRAQEIASSPIMANVLCDGLPIYIQHVNEQRETARIYALNNPEEEREVPLYALTERDQTLE from the coding sequence ATGAATGTTCAAAGAGCACAAGAAATAGCGTCCTCTCCCATCATGGCAAATGTGTTGTGCGATGGGTTACCCATCTATATTCAGCATGTGAATGAACAGCGTGAGACGGCACGAATCTATGCGCTGAATAACCCGGAAGAGGAACGGGAAGTGCCTTTGTACGCGTTAACAGAACGAGATCAGACCCTTGAATAG
- a CDS encoding carbohydrate ABC transporter permease, protein MASKKIASSMIKFIVLTVILILFIVPFVFLLINSFKENMAITSNPLSLPESFNMANYMNAFDKMNYIAAFTNSLVITVLSVLFISLFAAMTAHYFVRNNTKFNQYTFMLMVASMIIPFQAIMIPLVKIYGSLDLLNSKWSLIYMYIGFGSSLAVFIYHGFVKSIPKELEEAALIDGCTRIQTFFRIVFPVLMPTTATISILNVLWIWNDFLLPSLILVDPEQRTLPLSTYNFYGTYTVDYGPLMASLVLTIFPIIIIYLFAQKYIIQGVMQGSIK, encoded by the coding sequence ATGGCAAGCAAAAAAATCGCTTCCTCCATGATCAAATTCATTGTGCTGACAGTGATACTCATATTGTTCATCGTACCGTTCGTCTTTCTGTTGATCAATTCGTTCAAGGAAAATATGGCCATTACCTCGAATCCGTTATCGCTTCCAGAGAGCTTCAATATGGCCAACTATATGAATGCATTCGATAAAATGAATTATATCGCTGCCTTCACCAACTCATTGGTTATAACGGTGTTAAGTGTCTTGTTCATCTCACTGTTCGCGGCGATGACGGCTCATTATTTTGTCAGAAACAACACCAAGTTCAACCAATATACATTTATGCTGATGGTAGCTTCCATGATCATCCCATTCCAGGCCATCATGATTCCATTGGTGAAAATTTACGGCTCACTTGATCTACTGAACAGCAAGTGGTCGCTGATTTACATGTATATCGGTTTTGGCAGCTCGCTGGCTGTTTTCATTTATCATGGATTCGTAAAGAGTATTCCGAAGGAACTGGAGGAAGCGGCGCTAATTGACGGCTGCACACGGATTCAGACATTCTTCAGGATCGTGTTTCCGGTATTGATGCCCACGACGGCCACTATTTCTATTCTCAATGTACTGTGGATCTGGAATGATTTTCTGCTGCCTTCCCTCATTCTGGTTGATCCTGAGCAGAGGACACTTCCGTTGTCCACGTACAACTTTTATGGGACCTATACAGTGGACTATGGTCCATTGATGGCAAGTTTGGTACTGACGATATTTCCGATCATTATCATCTATTTGTTCGCCCAAAAATATATTATTCAGGGTGTTATGCAAGGTTCGATTAAATAA
- a CDS encoding LacI family DNA-binding transcriptional regulator yields the protein MYFVREEVHMATIHDVALKAGVSVTTVSRVMNNRGYISETTRKKVFDAMEELNYQPNEIARSLLRKQSNIIGLIIPNVSHPFFSELANQVEYYAYQQGCKVLLCNSHMDPVKEKVYIDMLKRNRVDGIIMGSHTLEVEEYRHLNSPIVTFDRQIDPYIPYISSDNYRGGELATELLIRKGSRKIAHICGNLELNMLSNERTKAFKDVVDRHSIEHVIVQTDLNVFDQKEYERMISKLVHEHPDVDGVFATSDIIAAFALKEYIRAGRHVPENVRIVGFDDVSAASWLTPELTSVRQPIAEIGRLAVELIRRQAEGEQVQPVNRLPVELIERATT from the coding sequence ATGTATTTTGTTCGGGAAGAGGTTCATATGGCAACAATTCACGATGTGGCGTTAAAAGCGGGCGTGTCGGTCACTACAGTATCCCGTGTAATGAATAACCGGGGCTATATCAGCGAAACTACACGCAAAAAAGTGTTCGATGCAATGGAAGAGCTTAATTATCAACCGAATGAAATAGCACGATCCCTGCTACGCAAGCAGTCCAATATTATCGGCCTTATTATTCCCAATGTCTCGCATCCTTTCTTTAGTGAGCTTGCTAATCAGGTGGAGTACTATGCCTATCAGCAGGGGTGCAAGGTTCTACTCTGCAATTCACATATGGATCCCGTGAAGGAAAAAGTGTATATCGATATGTTGAAACGAAACCGGGTAGACGGCATCATTATGGGGAGTCATACCCTGGAGGTAGAAGAGTACCGACATTTGAATTCACCGATTGTGACATTTGACAGGCAGATTGACCCGTATATTCCGTACATATCTTCGGACAATTATCGCGGAGGCGAGCTGGCCACGGAGCTGCTCATTCGCAAAGGGAGCCGGAAAATTGCACATATATGTGGAAATCTGGAGCTGAACATGCTGTCCAATGAGCGGACTAAAGCATTCAAAGATGTTGTGGACAGGCATAGTATCGAGCATGTGATCGTTCAAACGGACTTGAATGTGTTCGACCAAAAGGAGTACGAGCGAATGATCTCCAAACTCGTTCATGAACATCCGGATGTGGATGGGGTGTTTGCTACAAGCGATATTATTGCCGCTTTTGCATTGAAAGAATATATCCGCGCCGGACGGCATGTGCCGGAGAATGTGCGTATTGTAGGCTTTGATGACGTAAGCGCTGCTTCCTGGCTGACGCCTGAACTTACATCGGTAAGACAGCCAATTGCAGAGATCGGTAGACTGGCGGTCGAGCTGATTCGTAGACAGGCAGAGGGAGAGCAGGTACAGCCTGTTAATCGGCTGCCTGTTGAACTGATTGAACGTGCAACGACCTGA
- a CDS encoding carbohydrate ABC transporter permease: MIAEKGVWNRLRTRLLFTGPTLFAFITVMIIPFLYGIYLTFTNWDGISTTLSLVGIQNYLAVFRDIEFWKSFALTLKYVFYTVVLINVIAFMLAYVLTKGLKGQSIFRAGFFLPNLVGGIVLGFIWQFIFNNVLVYLGQHADIQALSTTWLADPDKAFWTLVIVTVWQNAGYMMVIYIAGLTGVPNDIMEAASIDGANSWTRLRKMVLPLMVPSFIVCIFLSLQRGFMVYDVNLALTKGGPFSSTQMVSMHVYEKAFLSRDYGVGQAEAFVLFLMVALITLLQVYFSKKLEVEA; this comes from the coding sequence ATGATTGCGGAAAAAGGAGTATGGAACCGGCTACGGACACGGCTGCTGTTCACCGGGCCAACCTTGTTTGCCTTCATAACGGTAATGATCATTCCATTCTTGTACGGCATTTATTTGACGTTCACAAACTGGGATGGTATTTCCACGACACTATCGCTGGTTGGCATCCAAAACTATCTGGCCGTTTTTCGGGATATTGAGTTTTGGAAATCGTTCGCCTTGACGCTCAAATATGTATTTTATACCGTTGTTCTTATCAATGTTATCGCTTTTATGCTGGCTTATGTGCTGACTAAAGGGTTAAAAGGACAGAGCATTTTCCGGGCAGGATTTTTCCTGCCCAACCTTGTCGGCGGCATTGTACTCGGTTTTATATGGCAGTTTATCTTCAACAACGTGCTTGTCTATTTGGGACAACATGCCGACATTCAGGCGCTCAGCACGACTTGGCTGGCTGATCCTGACAAAGCGTTCTGGACACTCGTGATTGTAACCGTGTGGCAGAACGCGGGTTACATGATGGTCATTTATATTGCAGGATTGACGGGTGTACCGAATGATATTATGGAGGCTGCAAGCATTGATGGGGCGAACAGCTGGACCAGACTGCGGAAAATGGTGCTGCCCTTGATGGTTCCTTCTTTCATCGTATGTATATTTTTGTCCCTGCAGCGTGGGTTTATGGTCTATGACGTCAACCTCGCGCTCACGAAAGGCGGACCGTTCAGTAGTACTCAAATGGTGTCGATGCATGTGTATGAAAAGGCATTCCTTTCCCGTGATTATGGTGTGGGCCAGGCTGAAGCATTCGTGCTGTTCCTGATGGTTGCTCTCATCACTCTGCTTCAGGTTTATTTTAGTAAGAAGTTGGAGGTGGAGGCGTAA
- a CDS encoding glycoside hydrolase family 32 protein — MYTRENADQFISQSRHMLRPDYRLNYHLMAEFGWMNDPNGFIQYNGQYHLFYQHYPYKSVWGPMHWGHAVSRDLMKWDYLPVALAPDSEFDRDGCFSGSAVEQDGKLVLMYTGHVVTGPDKDQDYKQSQGIAVSEDGVTFEKWEGNPVIGYDAIPDRVSRKDFRDPKVFRHEDQYYVVLGSNDAQGNGLVLLYRSEDLRNWTYVNVLAVSDGRYGDNWECPDLFPLGGRHVFMLSPQRMPAQGEAYRNLHSTMYGIGDFNAEAGTFTAEQYAQVDHGFDFYAPQSTLDDKGRRIIIGWMDMWESEMPTQQGHHWAGAMSLPREAVIDHDRLLFRPLEEVENYRSNLFEQRDILLTGEQIMETFGDSYELKAVFEFEAGNTDEFGLKLRVGGEEETVLSYRPDDGLFRFNRERAGIGPGGERRVPLGLQEGRLELRIFVDKSSVEIFIGDGEYVLTGRVYPGMESTGIHAFASGKCTIVSFQKWDILA, encoded by the coding sequence GTGTATACGAGAGAGAATGCAGATCAATTTATTTCCCAATCCAGGCATATGCTGCGGCCGGATTATCGGCTGAACTACCATTTAATGGCTGAATTTGGCTGGATGAATGACCCGAACGGTTTCATTCAATATAACGGGCAGTATCACTTGTTCTATCAACATTACCCGTATAAATCGGTGTGGGGACCGATGCACTGGGGACACGCAGTCAGCCGCGATCTTATGAAGTGGGACTATCTGCCGGTCGCTTTGGCTCCGGACAGTGAGTTCGACCGGGACGGCTGCTTCTCCGGCAGTGCGGTTGAGCAGGACGGGAAGCTTGTCCTGATGTATACCGGACATGTTGTAACCGGGCCTGACAAGGATCAGGATTACAAGCAGTCACAGGGAATTGCAGTATCGGAAGACGGGGTGACATTCGAAAAGTGGGAGGGCAATCCGGTCATCGGTTATGACGCCATACCGGACAGGGTCAGCCGCAAAGATTTCCGTGATCCTAAGGTGTTCAGGCACGAAGATCAATACTACGTCGTTCTTGGCTCTAATGATGCCCAAGGGAACGGGCTTGTACTGCTTTACAGATCTGAAGACCTGAGAAACTGGACGTATGTCAATGTGCTGGCTGTGAGTGACGGACGCTACGGCGATAATTGGGAGTGTCCGGATTTGTTCCCGCTTGGCGGTCGGCACGTATTCATGCTGTCTCCACAGCGCATGCCTGCTCAGGGAGAAGCATACCGTAATCTGCATTCCACCATGTACGGTATAGGTGATTTCAATGCGGAGGCTGGAACATTTACGGCAGAGCAGTATGCTCAGGTAGATCACGGATTCGATTTCTATGCCCCGCAGTCAACCTTGGACGATAAAGGGCGGCGTATCATCATCGGATGGATGGATATGTGGGAGTCGGAGATGCCAACCCAGCAGGGACACCACTGGGCTGGTGCGATGAGTCTTCCGCGGGAAGCGGTGATCGACCACGACAGATTGCTGTTCCGTCCGCTTGAAGAGGTGGAAAATTACCGATCCAATCTGTTCGAACAGCGGGATATCTTGCTGACAGGCGAGCAGATCATGGAGACGTTCGGAGATAGCTACGAACTGAAGGCGGTATTTGAGTTCGAGGCTGGTAACACTGATGAATTCGGCTTGAAGCTACGGGTGGGCGGCGAAGAGGAGACTGTACTCTCGTATCGTCCCGATGACGGTCTGTTCCGTTTTAACCGTGAGCGTGCCGGTATCGGACCGGGCGGAGAGAGAAGAGTGCCCTTAGGCTTACAAGAGGGACGTCTAGAGCTGCGGATCTTCGTCGATAAGAGCTCTGTGGAAATATTCATCGGCGACGGTGAATATGTTCTCACCGGAAGAGTGTATCCCGGAATGGAATCAACAGGTATTCATGCGTTTGCGAGCGGAAAATGTACGATTGTCTCGTTCCAGAAGTGGGATATCCTCGCATAG
- a CDS encoding efflux RND transporter periplasmic adaptor subunit: protein MKLKKKGIRIMITGIALAIVASGCSSATENSVTQASHPVKVEKLVMKPLANDFNLAGTLQASNEASVSFEADGRILNTMVEVGDSVEKGSVLAKLDTSVYQLQLDRAKATMEKAKAGLSQAEASVQSAQAGIHSSQSQVDAAQSKLQELNNGAKKQEIAQSQNAVTAATNAYNKKKADAARTQSLFQAGAASLSENENAQLELTNAQKSLSDAQEQLSLLLAGASQEQRAQASAGVEQARAGLETAMATKQQGLASKAQAQATYEDALAAYEQSSLSLKKATLTSPIAGVVIEKKVSDGQLGSSGSEAFVVGNIKTLKVLLPVPDSEILSWKKNQKVNISLYNEIRIGTVTQIYPSTNAKTGSINVEVSLPNPELDWKPGQVISASKSVNQAEALLVPVESVISTGSDPYIFKAVNGKAVKTTIKVGKVTNNQFEVLSGLQAGDQIVTQGAGTLFNGDLIGNDVLGKSEESSE from the coding sequence ATTAAGTTGAAGAAAAAAGGAATCAGGATCATGATTACGGGGATTGCATTAGCTATAGTAGCTTCCGGTTGCTCCAGTGCAACGGAGAACTCTGTAACACAGGCAAGTCATCCGGTAAAAGTAGAGAAGCTTGTAATGAAACCTTTGGCCAATGATTTTAATCTGGCGGGAACATTGCAGGCAAGTAATGAAGCTAGTGTTTCCTTTGAAGCGGATGGACGTATATTGAACACTATGGTTGAGGTAGGGGACTCCGTAGAAAAAGGGAGCGTCCTTGCGAAGTTAGATACATCTGTCTACCAGCTGCAGCTGGATCGGGCCAAGGCAACCATGGAAAAGGCAAAAGCCGGTCTTAGCCAAGCGGAGGCTTCTGTTCAATCGGCACAGGCGGGTATTCATAGTTCACAATCCCAGGTCGATGCGGCCCAATCGAAATTGCAGGAATTGAACAATGGCGCCAAAAAGCAGGAAATTGCACAGTCACAAAATGCGGTTACTGCAGCCACCAATGCTTACAATAAGAAAAAAGCGGATGCCGCACGGACGCAAAGTCTGTTCCAGGCAGGTGCAGCATCATTGTCGGAAAATGAGAATGCACAGCTGGAATTAACGAATGCACAAAAAAGTTTAAGTGACGCACAAGAGCAGTTGTCTCTCTTGCTTGCGGGAGCCTCACAGGAACAACGTGCCCAGGCTTCAGCTGGTGTAGAGCAGGCCAGAGCAGGGCTGGAGACCGCTATGGCTACGAAGCAGCAAGGGCTAGCCAGTAAAGCTCAGGCGCAGGCTACCTACGAGGATGCATTGGCTGCTTATGAACAGTCATCCTTGTCACTTAAAAAAGCTACTTTAACCTCCCCGATCGCTGGCGTAGTCATTGAAAAAAAGGTGTCTGATGGTCAACTGGGCTCCAGTGGGAGTGAGGCATTCGTCGTCGGGAATATCAAGACCTTAAAAGTACTTCTTCCCGTACCGGATAGCGAAATCTTATCATGGAAGAAAAACCAAAAAGTAAATATATCACTCTATAATGAAATTAGAATAGGGACCGTTACTCAGATCTACCCATCAACGAATGCGAAAACGGGCAGTATTAATGTGGAAGTCAGCCTGCCTAACCCTGAACTGGATTGGAAACCTGGACAAGTCATCAGCGCATCTAAAAGTGTGAATCAAGCGGAAGCCCTGTTAGTGCCTGTAGAATCCGTGATTAGCACGGGAAGTGACCCTTATATTTTTAAAGCTGTGAATGGTAAGGCCGTTAAAACCACAATTAAAGTGGGAAAAGTAACGAATAATCAATTCGAAGTTCTCTCCGGACTACAGGCAGGCGATCAAATTGTTACACAAGGAGCAGGAACCTTGTTTAATGGCGATTTAATTGGGAATGATGTGCTTGGGAAATCGGAGGAGTCATCCGAATGA
- a CDS encoding ABC transporter substrate-binding protein, giving the protein MRKFKRVQWMVMLLLLVMVVSACGGSGGGSNSASGGGSADAGNVKITLLNSKGEILSQLEDAAKAFQKDNPGITVEIQPVPTGGSPFERASALYASGNPPTMTMLDTGDVEKFKDRILDLSGEKWNKDIVENATTATTVDGKNYAFPLAVEGYGFIYNKAVVDKAVGGSFDPTTIKTRNDLEKLFQQIEASGKKALVISPMDWSLGAHYLPLAYAGQNKDMAEVDKFIASLKAGQANLATNPVFNGLMDTFDVMMKYNIDQASPLAGAYERGPELLGKGEVGIWFMGNWAWPQISGFDTANKEYGFLPVPISNNADDYGNQEISSAVSKRIVIDKEKSTPEQQEAAKKFLNWIVYDAKGQDFLVNKANIIPAFKNITLPAADPLGKSIQDYIAKGKSEQSMSLLPADHWSKLGSSMQKYLAKQGDRATLAKEIEDYWKTVK; this is encoded by the coding sequence GTGAGGAAATTCAAAAGAGTTCAATGGATGGTAATGCTGCTTCTTTTGGTTATGGTGGTGTCTGCATGTGGCGGCTCCGGAGGAGGAAGTAATTCGGCTTCTGGAGGGGGATCAGCGGATGCGGGAAATGTGAAAATTACACTTTTGAACTCTAAAGGTGAAATCCTTTCACAACTGGAGGATGCCGCCAAGGCGTTCCAGAAAGATAATCCCGGCATCACTGTTGAAATCCAGCCGGTTCCGACCGGTGGCTCGCCTTTTGAGCGTGCCTCTGCATTGTATGCATCCGGAAACCCGCCAACCATGACCATGCTAGATACAGGTGATGTGGAGAAATTCAAGGACCGTATCCTCGACTTAAGCGGAGAGAAGTGGAATAAGGACATTGTTGAAAACGCTACCACAGCTACGACGGTTGACGGTAAAAATTACGCGTTTCCGCTGGCTGTTGAAGGCTACGGATTCATTTATAACAAAGCGGTTGTTGATAAAGCGGTAGGCGGAAGCTTCGATCCCACTACAATTAAAACTCGAAATGACCTTGAAAAACTGTTTCAACAAATCGAGGCATCCGGGAAGAAAGCATTGGTGATTTCGCCAATGGACTGGTCCCTAGGTGCTCATTATTTGCCACTTGCTTATGCAGGCCAGAACAAAGACATGGCTGAAGTGGACAAATTCATAGCATCACTGAAAGCGGGCCAGGCTAACTTGGCTACCAATCCAGTATTTAACGGACTTATGGATACATTCGACGTCATGATGAAATACAATATCGATCAGGCTTCCCCACTGGCAGGTGCTTATGAGCGTGGACCGGAGTTGCTCGGCAAAGGCGAGGTTGGCATTTGGTTCATGGGCAACTGGGCATGGCCGCAAATCAGCGGTTTTGATACCGCTAACAAAGAATATGGTTTCTTGCCTGTACCCATCAGCAACAATGCCGATGACTACGGCAATCAGGAGATTTCATCCGCTGTTTCCAAACGTATTGTCATTGACAAGGAGAAGAGTACGCCGGAACAACAAGAGGCAGCGAAGAAGTTCCTGAACTGGATCGTTTATGATGCGAAAGGTCAGGATTTCCTCGTAAACAAAGCGAACATTATCCCGGCGTTCAAAAATATTACACTGCCTGCGGCCGATCCACTTGGCAAGTCCATCCAGGATTATATTGCAAAAGGCAAGTCAGAGCAGTCGATGAGCTTGCTGCCTGCCGACCACTGGTCTAAGCTAGGATCTTCCATGCAAAAATATCTGGCGAAACAGGGCGATCGCGCAACACTGGCTAAGGAAATCGAAGACTACTGGAAAACCGTAAAATAA
- a CDS encoding response regulator: MKYKILIVDDHWVVREGLKLVLETNDSYEVIGEAGEGATALKLIEELQPDVILLDLYMPQMSGLDTMKALREKQNETPVIILTTYNEDDLMIKGLSLGAKGYLLKDTSRENLFRTIESALRGETLLQPEITARVFAATNKKEAKLESRESSLVLTDKERHILKSVAHGFKSKEIAFDMGISERTVKAHLTNIYNKLGVDSRSEAVAVSLERGILQL, from the coding sequence ATGAAATACAAGATTTTAATCGTCGACGATCATTGGGTCGTTAGAGAAGGGTTAAAGCTGGTGTTGGAGACCAATGACAGCTATGAAGTTATTGGCGAGGCCGGAGAAGGTGCAACTGCTCTTAAACTGATCGAGGAGCTTCAACCGGATGTCATATTACTAGATTTATATATGCCACAAATGAGTGGTTTGGATACAATGAAAGCCCTCAGAGAAAAACAAAATGAAACGCCCGTCATTATCCTGACTACCTATAACGAAGATGATTTAATGATTAAGGGACTTTCTTTGGGGGCAAAAGGATATTTATTGAAAGATACCAGCCGGGAAAACCTGTTTCGCACGATTGAGTCAGCGCTAAGGGGTGAAACGTTGCTTCAGCCAGAAATAACAGCAAGGGTGTTCGCTGCAACGAATAAGAAAGAAGCCAAGCTAGAATCCCGCGAGAGCAGCTTAGTTCTTACGGATAAGGAAAGGCATATATTAAAGTCTGTTGCACACGGTTTTAAAAGCAAGGAAATAGCATTTGATATGGGGATTTCCGAGCGTACCGTCAAAGCGCATTTAACGAATATTTATAATAAGCTTGGTGTTGATTCTAGATCTGAAGCCGTTGCTGTTTCGTTGGAACGTGGGATTTTACAGCTTTAG
- a CDS encoding macrolide family glycosyltransferase, which produces MLNVLMVNFPAEGHVNPTLGITQAFAARGDQVHYITTEKYKNRLEAVGAKVHLHPDLVRTASIDTSTPAGLNAFMNIHIQTSMDILAIIQELSERIQFDLVFYDRFGAGELVRDYLNIPGISSSPSFLISNHLMAANLFRSDAKVPFQPDEQVTTSLHLMKERFGVAPKEMVQFMNNSGALNVVYTSKYFQPNGEQFGDEHLFIGPSFPERKGENSFPLDRLQDKKVLYISMGTVLDHTEDFFNTCIEAFSDFEGIVVIAAGEKADFTKINPAPEHFIISPYVPQLEVLRHSDVFITHGGMNSVNEGIHFNVPLVVLPQDKDQPMVAQRLTELQAGYRITKDQINTQTLRDGVHEVMSNAAYKEGVQKINDSFQQSGGTKEALAKIDAYLDAYLQHKRA; this is translated from the coding sequence ATGTTAAACGTATTAATGGTTAATTTTCCGGCAGAAGGACATGTAAACCCCACGCTTGGGATCACGCAAGCCTTTGCAGCACGAGGGGACCAGGTTCATTACATTACAACTGAGAAATACAAGAATAGACTCGAAGCAGTTGGAGCGAAGGTTCACCTGCATCCTGATCTGGTCAGGACTGCTTCCATTGATACCAGCACTCCGGCAGGACTGAACGCATTTATGAATATTCATATCCAGACTTCGATGGACATCTTAGCCATCATCCAGGAGCTGTCCGAGCGTATTCAATTTGACTTAGTGTTCTATGACCGATTTGGAGCCGGTGAATTAGTGAGAGATTATTTGAATATTCCAGGCATCTCTTCATCCCCATCTTTTCTCATTTCAAATCATCTGATGGCTGCCAATCTCTTTCGCTCCGACGCTAAAGTACCGTTTCAGCCTGATGAACAAGTCACGACTTCACTTCATCTCATGAAAGAAAGATTCGGTGTTGCTCCCAAAGAAATGGTTCAATTTATGAACAATTCAGGGGCTTTGAATGTTGTGTATACGAGTAAATATTTTCAACCGAATGGTGAACAATTTGGGGATGAACATCTTTTTATTGGTCCCAGCTTTCCGGAGCGTAAAGGAGAAAATTCATTCCCGCTGGACAGACTACAGGATAAAAAGGTTTTGTATATTTCGATGGGAACTGTTCTGGACCACACTGAAGACTTTTTTAACACCTGCATTGAGGCTTTTTCCGATTTTGAAGGCATCGTCGTGATTGCAGCTGGCGAGAAAGCTGACTTTACGAAAATTAACCCGGCCCCTGAGCACTTTATCATCTCACCCTATGTACCTCAATTGGAGGTATTACGTCATTCAGATGTATTTATTACTCATGGTGGAATGAACAGCGTGAATGAAGGAATTCACTTTAATGTACCCTTGGTCGTGCTGCCTCAGGACAAGGATCAGCCCATGGTCGCGCAACGGTTAACGGAACTTCAAGCTGGCTATCGAATAACTAAGGATCAAATCAATACACAAACGTTAAGAGATGGCGTACATGAGGTCATGTCAAACGCAGCGTATAAAGAGGGCGTACAAAAAATAAATGACAGCTTCCAGCAATCCGGCGGTACCAAAGAAGCTCTCGCAAAAATTGATGCTTATCTTGATGCTTATCTGCAACATAAGCGCGCCTAA
- a CDS encoding sensor histidine kinase: MNDASNVQVQNLNPETSESKSEGEVENKDISKILTIIWVFIIYSESVILQHLFGGLNLLQSSLFTIIIILHILLYLHAHRVAKYFSWAYFVIQGGLIFASAFLLPESFSIVLVGLMPVLVGQSIGIYYKPLKVILVFLISYVLFCVAVVSHNDGRQFVLFIPLFFLIVVVIVAYAVLFLKQVKARIRTQNVLKELEIAHQKVEELTIANERQRMARDLHDTLAQGLAGLIMQLEAIDAHLSKGSTQRAQEIVQQSMSQVRRTLSDSRRAIDNLRSKTISEVDFAEAVEEEIQRFTMATSIRVIRNIKIKTSVPRLLFEHGLFIISECLTNVAKHSHANTVWINILDNEGKIEIEIRDDGKGFDTDIIAKQTGHYGIIGIHERVRMLGGNININSILQAGTAIKIEAPLTKGDLS; this comes from the coding sequence ATGAACGATGCATCTAATGTTCAGGTTCAAAATCTAAATCCGGAAACAAGTGAGAGTAAAAGTGAAGGTGAAGTTGAGAACAAGGATATTTCAAAAATATTAACGATCATATGGGTTTTTATAATTTATAGTGAGTCTGTCATTCTTCAACATTTGTTTGGTGGTTTAAATCTACTGCAAAGTTCTTTATTCACTATAATTATCATATTGCACATCCTCTTGTACCTGCATGCTCATCGAGTGGCAAAATATTTTTCATGGGCTTATTTTGTGATACAAGGGGGCTTGATCTTTGCAAGTGCATTTCTTCTACCTGAAAGTTTCTCCATAGTACTAGTGGGTTTAATGCCCGTTTTGGTGGGTCAGAGTATAGGTATTTATTATAAGCCGCTCAAGGTCATTCTTGTATTTTTGATCTCCTACGTTCTTTTTTGTGTGGCTGTGGTCTCTCACAATGACGGCAGGCAATTTGTGCTGTTCATCCCGCTATTTTTTCTAATTGTCGTTGTTATAGTTGCTTATGCGGTTCTTTTTCTCAAACAAGTCAAGGCACGAATCCGCACACAAAACGTTCTGAAAGAGCTTGAAATCGCACATCAAAAGGTGGAAGAACTTACAATTGCCAATGAACGACAACGCATGGCCCGTGATCTGCATGATACGCTGGCTCAAGGGCTTGCTGGGCTAATCATGCAGCTGGAAGCCATTGACGCTCATCTGAGCAAAGGAAGTACGCAAAGAGCCCAAGAGATTGTCCAACAATCGATGTCACAAGTACGGAGGACATTGTCTGATTCAAGGCGAGCCATAGACAATCTGCGTTCGAAAACGATCTCGGAAGTTGATTTTGCAGAAGCAGTGGAGGAAGAAATACAGCGATTTACAATGGCTACGAGCATTCGTGTCATACGCAACATCAAAATTAAAACTTCAGTCCCCAGACTGCTGTTCGAGCATGGACTATTTATTATAAGCGAATGTTTAACCAATGTAGCCAAGCATTCACACGCGAATACCGTATGGATTAATATTTTGGATAACGAAGGTAAGATTGAAATTGAGATTCGTGATGATGGAAAAGGATTTGATACAGATATTATTGCCAAGCAAACAGGACATTACGGAATAATAGGGATCCATGAACGTGTACGGATGCTGGGTGGAAACATCAATATTAACAGTATATTGCAAGCAGGTACAGCTATAAAAATAGAGGCGCCTCTTACTAAAGGAGACCTATCATGA